The DNA window TCGATACTTTTGGTATCTTTGCCGCTGTTTTTTCGCCGTTTATTTTTATCTTTTTTGTCTATACGATTTATAGAATTTGGGTTAAGGAAAAGAAGGATCTTTTATGGTTTATTGCGATTTGCTCGTTTTGCTTTTGTATGATAGTCTCTGTGCGCCAAAGACTGGAGCTTGAGCAGTTTTTGCCATTTTGCGTGATCGCAACGCCACTTATGGTAAGAGTATTTTTTAATTCATATCGTGTAAGATTGCCAAAATTTAGAAAAGGCTATAAAATTTGCACGACCTTAGTGATGCTTTTTTTAGCCTTAAATTGGTCGATGATTGTATTTAATCAAATTTTTTACCTATTTTTAGATAACCCAACAAAGCATTTTGTCTATAAATTTGATGTTGTAAAAGAGCTTGCTGCTAAATTAAAAGAAGCGGAAATTAAGGATTTATACACTGATAATAAAAAGCTTGCATTAAGACTTAAATTTTATGGTATAGACATAAGAGATGAGTCTAAAAATTTATTAGTAAGCGCCGATCTAGATGGAAAATCAAAATTTTGCATAGAAAAAATGGGAAAAGTAATCGCAAATTTTGATGCAAGAGGCAGGTAGATGCATAAAAACAAGGGTTTTACTGTTATAGAGCTTATATTTGTAATCATTGCCGTTGGCATACTTGCAGCAATGATCATACCAAGGCTAGAAATAAACGGAGCCAGAGAGGCAGCTACACAGATGCTAACGCATATAAGGTACGCCCAGCACCTTGCCATGCAAGATGATAAATTTGTTCATTCAGAAAATGAAAAATTTTGGTTTAAAATGAGATGGGGGATAGCTATTAATGACACTAGTTTGCAAGAGTGCTCTGTAGATGAGCCTGGGGTTAAATCTTGGAAATATAGTATTTTCTATGATAAAAGAGGTAGCGGTAATAAATTTAGTGGTAACTTAAATTCCAAAGAAGAGGTTGCTATCGATAC is part of the Campylobacter concisus genome and encodes:
- a CDS encoding pilus assembly FimT family protein, translating into MHKNKGFTVIELIFVIIAVGILAAMIIPRLEINGAREAATQMLTHIRYAQHLAMQDDKFVHSENEKFWFKMRWGIAINDTSLQECSVDEPGVKSWKYSIFYDKRGSGNKFSGNLNSKEEVAIDTQKSNKFLSAGWRGIPQSYCNKINTDLNIEKKYGIKSVKFVGSCGKGKMQTIDFDELGRPMRVVSVTGNKGAKRPYSRLLKGNCKIVLTDKNNNVASINIEKRSGYAYIN